One part of the Vanessa atalanta chromosome 4, ilVanAtal1.2, whole genome shotgun sequence genome encodes these proteins:
- the LOC125063856 gene encoding vascular endothelial growth factor receptor 1 isoform X2, whose amino-acid sequence MNFIRSWQLLTVAVGIIVTCPKVMSLSNSTGPDKETSGPTIIPNKNEIILKEGQNFTIYCKWNHPVQIKQQEIGEEKTGSFEMVLRDVSSPDDPNVFESALDLYNVDKFTVGYYACFNKSMNETDFLKNIMEEPFNTNNISYIYIYVDETNSLLAPMREVVITRNDTTILVECRPTTPDVNVTLLGQQSNKTPEISKYSPKIGFLVKSRKSRKYLCEGHQGKANETKYTIYKNVVPPTPKIIMNSKYFLEGETFTLNCTVLYTTNSAVKLTWNIPRPEPSQESIGIESNEHNITGEILYNSITIMNATINDAGNYTCKCTNPIDNRVARVVKIYIGKKGYVKVESALRNLDLIETMQETIRLQFIVNAYPPASFAFFRDGKDLPEDEEKYNITKKFDSVYLNIDPLTIEDTGNYTMVASNEYETSNLTYDIRVKASPLVEFGPEVDKKYLLGSIATLKCEAIGYPLPKLKWIFINETGEENSYEATNTDVESIIKVSSLVKIPVQTSGNIICHAYNAIGNDSVARNLLVYEISGGFGVKNADKAWFPEGQRVRMACYASKYNFINVRWIRDDNKSRVDTVTVRTSPFSLIATLEIEKISIEDEGNYTCIGEKNDSSSESQTIFFTVAATRLPVITVPEKDVDQEINPYLPVMLSCQANAVPPPVITWHRNGDVLHNDSNIDIFVDYLNYTTVNSTIYIKQTIDDYNKYECAANSAGIVKHRSYNLIIKEKSPFKSAIYLSIIGVILFCLVLLIIYLVWKIRKEKQFRKELAAAGLLYFKEGVTRSLNPELGIDEQAELLPYDERFEYPADKLILGKQLGAGAFGVVYKAEARGIINAEETTPVAVKMVKKTADNMYIKALASELKIMVHLGKHVNIVNLLGACTKNVGKRELIVIVEYCKFGNIHNYMQKHREVFIDQLTDNKEKNLGRENRAFSYSTGSSGMQSDYFGSNHTQETDHTFVNTANTNRSGRKVSETGYVQPEWRSNYESDYSFEGRNPRPLTSRDLLAWAFQIARGMEYLANRKVLHGDLAARNILLAEDNIVKICDFGLARSIYKNDEYKKQENSPLPVKWLAIECMTDRIFSTQSDVWSFGIVLWELFSLAKTPYPNVSPTSLVQWLSDGHRLDKPQYADNKLYDVMLRCWQQKPTARPNFSQLQEILGSFLEDNVRNHYVDLNSAYMDLNVKSEGQEDYLAMMCAPDYNNMVTPSPHHYVNEAKSFFPPTPTLQHDDEGYLQMSPTNQSIFSPRAQSAKFDFDARKLNTRTSDQGSELTPMLTLNNLPARSGSESDYDGNVSPYLNMCPRIEEETDEVFETKQYNFKNSQNNQNSAVTNPTYITFDVDLEKKPQNISNNYINVNGLVK is encoded by the exons ATGAATTTTATCCGGAGCTGGCAGTTATTAACAGTTGCTGTCGGAATAATAGTAACATGCCCGAAAGTTATGTCACTTAGCAACTCCACAGGACCAG ATAAAGAAACGAGTGGTCCGACCATAATAcccaataaaaatgaaataattttaaaagagggccaaaactttacaatatattgtaaatgGAATCATCCAGTACAAATAAAGCAACAAGAAATTGGGGAAGAGAAAACAGGGTCTTTCGAAATGGTATTAAGAGACGTATCGAGTCCCGATGATCCGAATGTATTCGAGTCCGCGCTCGATTTGTACAACGTTGACAAATTTACCGTCGGTTATTACGCTTGTTTCAATAAATCAATGAACGAaactgattttttaaaaaatattatggaagAACCTTTCAATACGAATAACATCTCATATATTTACATCTACGTTGATG AAACGAATAGCTTACTAGCGCCAATGAGGGAGGTCGTAATAACGAGAAATGACACCACTATTTTAGTCGAATGTAGACCTACGACACCCGATGTTAACGTTACGTTGTTAGgg CAGCAGAGTAACAAGACACCAGAAATTTCAAAATACTCTCCAAAGATTGGATTTTTAGTGAAATCGCGTAAGTCGCGTAAATACTTATGCGAAGGACACCAAGGAAAAGCAAATGAAACGAAATATACAATTT ataaaAACGTGGTGCCTCCGACGCCAAAGATTATAATGAATTCAAAGTATTTCTTGGAGGGTGAAACCTTTACCCTCAACTGCACAGTATTATACACAACTAATTCGGCAGTCAAATTAACATGGAATATTCCACGGCCAGAACCGTCACAG gAGAGTATTGGAATTGAGTCAaatgaacataatataacaggcgaaattttatacaatagtaTTACCATAATGAATGCGACGATAAACGACGCCGGGAACTATACATGCAAGTGTACAAATCCAATCGATAATCGTGTAGCGagagttgtaaaaatatatatag gTAAAAAAGGTTATGTTAAAGTGGAATCTGCTCTCCGAAATCTTGATCTAATCGAAACTATGCAAGAAACAATTCGTTTGCAATTTATTGTGAACGCATATCCTCCAGCAAGCTTCGCCTT ttttcGTGATGGTAAAGACTTGCCGGAAGacgaagaaaaatataacattaccaAGAAGTTTGATTCTGTTTATCTGAATATAGATCCTTTGACTATTGAAGATACTGGAAACTATACAATGGTCGCTAGCAATGAATACGAAACTTCTAATTTAACATATGACATAAGAGTAAAAG cttCTCCTCTTGTTGAATTCGGGCCAGAAGTcgacaaaaagtatttattaggtTCAATAGCGACGCTTAAGTGTGAGGCTATTGGATATCCTTTGCCAAAACTAAAGTGGATTTTCATAAACGAGACCGGCGAGGAAAATTCTTACGAG GCTACAAATACTGATGTAGAGTCAATTATTAAAGTGTCCTCTCTTGTCAAAATACCTGTACAGACTTCAGGAAATATAATATGTCATGCATATAATGCAATAGGAAACGATTCCGTGGCAAGGAATCTTCTAGTGTATGAGATATCCGGCGGATTTGGAGTGAAGAATGCCGACAAGGCTTGGTTTCCTGAGGGTCAACGTGTTAGGATGGCATGTTACGCTTCAAAGTATAACTTTATCAACGTCAGATGGATACGAGACGATAACAAGTCGAGAGTAGATACCG TGACAGTAAGAACGTCTCCCTTCTCATTGATTGCAACATTGGAAATAGAGAAAATATCGATTGAGGATGAAGGCAATTACACTTGTATTGGAGAAAAAAACGACAGTTCTAGTGAAagtcaaacaatttttttcacgGTTGCAG CAACTCGTCTGCCTGTAATAACAGTGCCAGAAAAGGATGTAGATCAAGAAATAAATCCATACCTACCAGTGATGCTTTCTTGCCAAGCTAATGCTGTTCCACCGCCTGTTATAACTTGGCATAga AACGGCGATGTATTGCATAATGATAGTAACATAGATATATTCGTGgactatttaaattacacaactGTGAACTCgactatttatataaagcaaACGATTGACGATTACAACAAATATGAATGCGCCGCTAACAGCGCAGGTATTGTTAAGCACAGGTCTTACAATCTGATTATAAAAG aAAAATCACCATTTAAATCTGCTATATATCTCAGTATAATTGGagtgatattattttgtctAGTTTTGTTGATTATTTATCTTGTGTGGAAGATACGTAAAGAGAAACAGTTTAGGAAAGAATTAGCTGCAGCTGGATTGTTATATTTCAAAGAGGGGGTAACGAGGTCACTTAATCCAGAACTTGGTATCGACGAACAAGCAGAACTATTGCCTTATGATGAGAGATTTGAGTATCCAGCTGATAAGCTTATTTTAG gGAAGCAATTAGGCGCAGGTGCGTTTGGCGTCGTATATAAAGCTGAAGCCCGTGGTATAATCAATGCTGAGGAGACCACGCCGGTTGCCGTAAAAATGGTCAAGAAGACCGCtgataatatgtacataaaggCTCTGGCATCGGAATTAAAGATCATGGTACATCTTGGAAAACACGTCAACATTGTGAATTTACTTGGTGCCTGTACGAAAAATGTTGGGAAAA GGGAATTGATTGTAATCGTGGAATACTGTAAGTTCGGCAACATACACAATTACATGCAGAAGCATCGAGAAGTATTTATCGATCAACTAACGGACAATAAGGAGAAGAATCTCGGTAGAGAAAACAGAGCGTTTTCGTACAGCACAGGAAGTAGcgg cATGCAGTCGGACTATTTCGGTTCTAATCACACTCAAGAAACGGATCACACGTTTGTAAACACCGCCAATACAAATAGGTCTGGCAGGAAAG TTTCTGAGACGGGTTATGTTCAACCGGAATGGAGATCAAATTACGAGAGTGACTATAGTTTTGAAGGACGTAACCCACGACCGTTGACTTCAAGAGATCTATTAGCTTGGGCCTTCCAAATTGCAAGAGGCATGGAATATTTGGCTAATAGAAAG GTATTACATGGCGACTTAGCTGCAAGAAACATTTTGTTAGCTGAAgataatatagttaaaatatgCGACTTCGGTTTAGCGCGaagcatttataaaaatgatgaatACAAGAAGCAAgagaat AGTCCACTTCCAGTGAAATGGTTGGCAATTGAATGTATGACCGACAGGATATTTTCTACGCAATCTGATGTCTGGTCGTTCGGAATTGTGTTGTGGGAGCTATTTTCTCTTGCTAAAACTCCTTATCCGAACGTCAGTCCAACGAGTCTCGTACAGTGGCTGTCAGATGG GCATCGTCTCGATAAACCACAGTATGCAGACAACAAGCTATATGACGTGATGCTTCGTTGCTGGCAACAAAAGCCCACAGCGCGACCAAATTTCAGCCAACTGCAAGAGATCCTCGGCTCATTTCTTGAGGATAATGTGCGAAAt catTACGTGGATTTGAATTCCGCGTACATGGATCTGAACGTAAAATCCGAAGGCCAAGAGGACTATTTGGCGATGATGTGCGCGCCCGACTACAACAACATGGTGACGCCGAGTCCGCATCACTATGTGAACGAAGCCAAGAGCTTCTTCCCGCCAACACCAACACTACAGCACG ATGACGAAGGTTATCTACAAATGAGTCCAACTAACCAGTCCATATTTAGTCCAAGAGCTCAGAGCGCGAAGTTTGATTTTGACGCACGCAAATTGAACACAAGGACCTCTGATCAAGGATCCGAGTTGACTCCTATGTTAACTTTGAACAACCTGCCTGCCAGAAGTGGGTCAGAATCGGATTATGATGGTAACGTCTCTCCGTACCTCAACATGTGTCCGAGAATCGAAGAAGAAACAGACGAAGTATTCGAAacgaaacaatataattttaagaattcaCAAAATAATCAGAATAGCGCCGTAACCAACCCCACTTACATAACGTTCGACGTTGATCTGGAGAAGAAACCTCAAAACATTTCCAATAATTACATCAATGTCAATGGTCTAGTCAAATAG
- the LOC125063856 gene encoding vascular endothelial growth factor receptor 1 isoform X3, with amino-acid sequence MNFIRSWQLLTVAVGIIVTCPKVMSLSNSTGPDKETSGPTIIPNKNEIILKEGQNFTIYCKWNHPVQIKQQEIGEEKTGSFEMVLRDVSSPDDPNVFESALDLYNVDKFTVGYYACFNKSMNETDFLKNIMEEPFNTNNISYIYIYVDETNSLLAPMREVVITRNDTTILVECRPTTPDVNVTLLGQSNKTPEISKYSPKIGFLVKSRKSRKYLCEGHQGKANETKYTIYKNVVPPTPKIIMNSKYFLEGETFTLNCTVLYTTNSAVKLTWNIPRPEPSQESIGIESNEHNITGEILYNSITIMNATINDAGNYTCKCTNPIDNRVARVVKIYIGKKGYVKVESALRNLDLIETMQETIRLQFIVNAYPPASFAFFRDGKDLPEDEEKYNITKKFDSVYLNIDPLTIEDTGNYTMVASNEYETSNLTYDIRVKASPLVEFGPEVDKKYLLGSIATLKCEAIGYPLPKLKWIFINETGEENSYEATNTDVESIIKVSSLVKIPVQTSGNIICHAYNAIGNDSVARNLLVYEISGGFGVKNADKAWFPEGQRVRMACYASKYNFINVRWIRDDNKSRVDTVTVRTSPFSLIATLEIEKISIEDEGNYTCIGEKNDSSSESQTIFFTVAATRLPVITVPEKDVDQEINPYLPVMLSCQANAVPPPVITWHRNGDVLHNDSNIDIFVDYLNYTTVNSTIYIKQTIDDYNKYECAANSAGIVKHRSYNLIIKEKSPFKSAIYLSIIGVILFCLVLLIIYLVWKIRKEKQFRKELAAAGLLYFKEGVTRSLNPELGIDEQAELLPYDERFEYPADKLILGKQLGAGAFGVVYKAEARGIINAEETTPVAVKMVKKTADNMYIKALASELKIMVHLGKHVNIVNLLGACTKNVGKRELIVIVEYCKFGNIHNYMQKHREVFIDQLTDNKEKNLGRENRAFSYSTGSSGMQSDYFGSNHTQETDHTFVNTANTNRSGRKVSETGYVQPEWRSNYESDYSFEGRNPRPLTSRDLLAWAFQIARGMEYLANRKVLHGDLAARNILLAEDNIVKICDFGLARSIYKNDEYKKQENSPLPVKWLAIECMTDRIFSTQSDVWSFGIVLWELFSLAKTPYPNVSPTSLVQWLSDGHRLDKPQYADNKLYDVMLRCWQQKPTARPNFSQLQEILGSFLEDNVRNHYVDLNSAYMDLNVKSEGQEDYLAMMCAPDYNNMVTPSPHHYVNEAKSFFPPTPTLQHDDEGYLQMSPTNQSIFSPRAQSAKFDFDARKLNTRTSDQGSELTPMLTLNNLPARSGSESDYDGNVSPYLNMCPRIEEETDEVFETKQYNFKNSQNNQNSAVTNPTYITFDVDLEKKPQNISNNYINVNGLVK; translated from the exons ATGAATTTTATCCGGAGCTGGCAGTTATTAACAGTTGCTGTCGGAATAATAGTAACATGCCCGAAAGTTATGTCACTTAGCAACTCCACAGGACCAG ATAAAGAAACGAGTGGTCCGACCATAATAcccaataaaaatgaaataattttaaaagagggccaaaactttacaatatattgtaaatgGAATCATCCAGTACAAATAAAGCAACAAGAAATTGGGGAAGAGAAAACAGGGTCTTTCGAAATGGTATTAAGAGACGTATCGAGTCCCGATGATCCGAATGTATTCGAGTCCGCGCTCGATTTGTACAACGTTGACAAATTTACCGTCGGTTATTACGCTTGTTTCAATAAATCAATGAACGAaactgattttttaaaaaatattatggaagAACCTTTCAATACGAATAACATCTCATATATTTACATCTACGTTGATG AAACGAATAGCTTACTAGCGCCAATGAGGGAGGTCGTAATAACGAGAAATGACACCACTATTTTAGTCGAATGTAGACCTACGACACCCGATGTTAACGTTACGTTGTTAGgg CAGAGTAACAAGACACCAGAAATTTCAAAATACTCTCCAAAGATTGGATTTTTAGTGAAATCGCGTAAGTCGCGTAAATACTTATGCGAAGGACACCAAGGAAAAGCAAATGAAACGAAATATACAATTT ataaaAACGTGGTGCCTCCGACGCCAAAGATTATAATGAATTCAAAGTATTTCTTGGAGGGTGAAACCTTTACCCTCAACTGCACAGTATTATACACAACTAATTCGGCAGTCAAATTAACATGGAATATTCCACGGCCAGAACCGTCACAG gAGAGTATTGGAATTGAGTCAaatgaacataatataacaggcgaaattttatacaatagtaTTACCATAATGAATGCGACGATAAACGACGCCGGGAACTATACATGCAAGTGTACAAATCCAATCGATAATCGTGTAGCGagagttgtaaaaatatatatag gTAAAAAAGGTTATGTTAAAGTGGAATCTGCTCTCCGAAATCTTGATCTAATCGAAACTATGCAAGAAACAATTCGTTTGCAATTTATTGTGAACGCATATCCTCCAGCAAGCTTCGCCTT ttttcGTGATGGTAAAGACTTGCCGGAAGacgaagaaaaatataacattaccaAGAAGTTTGATTCTGTTTATCTGAATATAGATCCTTTGACTATTGAAGATACTGGAAACTATACAATGGTCGCTAGCAATGAATACGAAACTTCTAATTTAACATATGACATAAGAGTAAAAG cttCTCCTCTTGTTGAATTCGGGCCAGAAGTcgacaaaaagtatttattaggtTCAATAGCGACGCTTAAGTGTGAGGCTATTGGATATCCTTTGCCAAAACTAAAGTGGATTTTCATAAACGAGACCGGCGAGGAAAATTCTTACGAG GCTACAAATACTGATGTAGAGTCAATTATTAAAGTGTCCTCTCTTGTCAAAATACCTGTACAGACTTCAGGAAATATAATATGTCATGCATATAATGCAATAGGAAACGATTCCGTGGCAAGGAATCTTCTAGTGTATGAGATATCCGGCGGATTTGGAGTGAAGAATGCCGACAAGGCTTGGTTTCCTGAGGGTCAACGTGTTAGGATGGCATGTTACGCTTCAAAGTATAACTTTATCAACGTCAGATGGATACGAGACGATAACAAGTCGAGAGTAGATACCG TGACAGTAAGAACGTCTCCCTTCTCATTGATTGCAACATTGGAAATAGAGAAAATATCGATTGAGGATGAAGGCAATTACACTTGTATTGGAGAAAAAAACGACAGTTCTAGTGAAagtcaaacaatttttttcacgGTTGCAG CAACTCGTCTGCCTGTAATAACAGTGCCAGAAAAGGATGTAGATCAAGAAATAAATCCATACCTACCAGTGATGCTTTCTTGCCAAGCTAATGCTGTTCCACCGCCTGTTATAACTTGGCATAga AACGGCGATGTATTGCATAATGATAGTAACATAGATATATTCGTGgactatttaaattacacaactGTGAACTCgactatttatataaagcaaACGATTGACGATTACAACAAATATGAATGCGCCGCTAACAGCGCAGGTATTGTTAAGCACAGGTCTTACAATCTGATTATAAAAG aAAAATCACCATTTAAATCTGCTATATATCTCAGTATAATTGGagtgatattattttgtctAGTTTTGTTGATTATTTATCTTGTGTGGAAGATACGTAAAGAGAAACAGTTTAGGAAAGAATTAGCTGCAGCTGGATTGTTATATTTCAAAGAGGGGGTAACGAGGTCACTTAATCCAGAACTTGGTATCGACGAACAAGCAGAACTATTGCCTTATGATGAGAGATTTGAGTATCCAGCTGATAAGCTTATTTTAG gGAAGCAATTAGGCGCAGGTGCGTTTGGCGTCGTATATAAAGCTGAAGCCCGTGGTATAATCAATGCTGAGGAGACCACGCCGGTTGCCGTAAAAATGGTCAAGAAGACCGCtgataatatgtacataaaggCTCTGGCATCGGAATTAAAGATCATGGTACATCTTGGAAAACACGTCAACATTGTGAATTTACTTGGTGCCTGTACGAAAAATGTTGGGAAAA GGGAATTGATTGTAATCGTGGAATACTGTAAGTTCGGCAACATACACAATTACATGCAGAAGCATCGAGAAGTATTTATCGATCAACTAACGGACAATAAGGAGAAGAATCTCGGTAGAGAAAACAGAGCGTTTTCGTACAGCACAGGAAGTAGcgg cATGCAGTCGGACTATTTCGGTTCTAATCACACTCAAGAAACGGATCACACGTTTGTAAACACCGCCAATACAAATAGGTCTGGCAGGAAAG TTTCTGAGACGGGTTATGTTCAACCGGAATGGAGATCAAATTACGAGAGTGACTATAGTTTTGAAGGACGTAACCCACGACCGTTGACTTCAAGAGATCTATTAGCTTGGGCCTTCCAAATTGCAAGAGGCATGGAATATTTGGCTAATAGAAAG GTATTACATGGCGACTTAGCTGCAAGAAACATTTTGTTAGCTGAAgataatatagttaaaatatgCGACTTCGGTTTAGCGCGaagcatttataaaaatgatgaatACAAGAAGCAAgagaat AGTCCACTTCCAGTGAAATGGTTGGCAATTGAATGTATGACCGACAGGATATTTTCTACGCAATCTGATGTCTGGTCGTTCGGAATTGTGTTGTGGGAGCTATTTTCTCTTGCTAAAACTCCTTATCCGAACGTCAGTCCAACGAGTCTCGTACAGTGGCTGTCAGATGG GCATCGTCTCGATAAACCACAGTATGCAGACAACAAGCTATATGACGTGATGCTTCGTTGCTGGCAACAAAAGCCCACAGCGCGACCAAATTTCAGCCAACTGCAAGAGATCCTCGGCTCATTTCTTGAGGATAATGTGCGAAAt catTACGTGGATTTGAATTCCGCGTACATGGATCTGAACGTAAAATCCGAAGGCCAAGAGGACTATTTGGCGATGATGTGCGCGCCCGACTACAACAACATGGTGACGCCGAGTCCGCATCACTATGTGAACGAAGCCAAGAGCTTCTTCCCGCCAACACCAACACTACAGCACG ATGACGAAGGTTATCTACAAATGAGTCCAACTAACCAGTCCATATTTAGTCCAAGAGCTCAGAGCGCGAAGTTTGATTTTGACGCACGCAAATTGAACACAAGGACCTCTGATCAAGGATCCGAGTTGACTCCTATGTTAACTTTGAACAACCTGCCTGCCAGAAGTGGGTCAGAATCGGATTATGATGGTAACGTCTCTCCGTACCTCAACATGTGTCCGAGAATCGAAGAAGAAACAGACGAAGTATTCGAAacgaaacaatataattttaagaattcaCAAAATAATCAGAATAGCGCCGTAACCAACCCCACTTACATAACGTTCGACGTTGATCTGGAGAAGAAACCTCAAAACATTTCCAATAATTACATCAATGTCAATGGTCTAGTCAAATAG